Proteins from one Triticum aestivum cultivar Chinese Spring chromosome 7A, IWGSC CS RefSeq v2.1, whole genome shotgun sequence genomic window:
- the LOC123155027 gene encoding uncharacterized protein, producing MASEVLPVVDLRVLAQSDLDALAAASLHAVAPRSCPDADPLPPLKIDRAVFNESAGSRKQTFSRLRFAAAASSSLPTSPSSITPSAGNNPENHLVAYHLRRLFARENPSCPPSTPPPPETLALSSPDPDRETTNSKGVSVDLVRLAGLVDPYGVELRRQTAGLMSEAELMDFINCLEGQWVSQRRRRKFVDAAFFGDHLPTGWKLQLGLKRKGRHAWVHCIRYVSPRGHQFRTCKEVSVYLMSLLGYPAAVTVPIQYNSTRQHALSDDDGEDDAVGFQHQIGSSVDNLNVLPVTSVTFSSRSCNSKDTVEGNTNPANTYKCQNCNLTLHNQSAYVQHQLLFHEKKAKRRRKSSKFGEPKVGKDGKFECPVCHKTFQEQSRYFGHVGAHARHEGLTPEAFFDKISSGQAVNNFLEELQFTPQELTEPTEQKGKTAGEACSQHQSYSKGQGGDNSKVIDLFNTNCSGSFNRRSEAWCRQVEVPPVTDAQSACRYRNDMMDYANVTVPKPKVAPESNDEPNGRLNGFAEVDDFSDHTGSGHDFRPSSFSSAKHYEDQIVDRGFPVSKRGEVNNTVKARDVNLNSCLDTISFPIASANNQTSTAVNEANQSSIAGKCFIGSFNNNGGASTTSSCSGSNNKVSGSLGGSNGSSNAARCIGGSYGNDAAANIFGNKNNTMVYQSSLNTCPISHVATNVDSSVSRSTHAKNSDKERAYNTKEQMNTTQNRASNEAVEGYNNDVYTGSITERSLAQCSNNLSHPKPNILSRCALPDSSTLTASNLTKGIDVNCMNGSFVYRNDANVEGPSVNRPMNNNDSMGSVHAVLGKPSNDMQNHYSGSAPNYTPLAAAANINDLIPMQSNFDGMSTLVHSAGDVPRSSTTQDQCALQLGFGGQKQHVFPGYGWAAFGSPQLVGLARNNNLPTRSSQFGSMVRPNSSPSGSSQLGSVASSDYLQTGSSQFGRMAGPSIPAAESSQFRHMDGPNSKHSAESSQYWHMAGTNSRPPAGSSQFGSVVRPNPVPSTEPSQFGSLARQNSGRTSEPTLVLGNVPQTGSGPPAQSGWDLKVPRMVSGGSMLAAVCTWCNSQFHHFGPVDGQQVGNYGLICPSCKDKVSGQRNMPNNGLWQP from the exons ATGGCTTCAGAGGTTCTCCCCGTGGTGGACCTCCGCGTGCTCGCGCAGTCTGACCTGGACGCCCTCGCCGCCGCGTCCCTCCACGCAGTCGCTCCGCGGAGCTGCCCCGACGCCGACCCGCTCCCGCCTCTCAAGATCGACCGTGCTGTGTTTAACGAGAGCGCGGGGTCCCGTAAGCAGACTTTCTCCCGACTCCGCTTCgcggcagccgcctcctcctccctccccaccTCCCCTTCCTCCATCACGCCGTCAGCAGGCAACAACCCCGAGAACCACCTCGTCGCCTACCATCTCCGCCGTCTCTTCGCCCGTGAAAACCCCTCCTGCCCGCCCTCGACCCCGCctccacccgaaaccctagccctatCGTCTCCCGACCCCGACCGGGAGACTACAAACTCCAAGGGGGTTTCCGTTGATCTTGTGAGGCTCGCTGGGCTCGTCGACCCATACGGCGTAGAGTTACGGAGGCAAACAGCCGGGCTTATGTCGGAGGCGGAGCTAATGGACTTCATCAATTGCCTCGAAGGACAGTGGGTGAGTCAGAGGCGGCGGAGGAAGTTTGTGGACGCAGCCTTCTTTGGGGATCACCTCCCTACCGGGTGGAAGCTGCAGCTCGGGCTCAAGCGGAAGGGGCGCCATGCCTGGGTGCATTGCATCCGTTACGTGAG CCCAAGGGGACATCAGTTTCGTACTTGTAAAGAAGTTTCTGTGTATCTTATGTCACTTCTTGGGTATCCGGCGGCCGTAACAGTTCCTATTCAGTATAACAGCACCAGACAACATGCCTTGagtgatgacgatggtgaagaTGAT GCTGTAGGGTTTCAACATCAAATTGGTTCAAGTGTGGATAACCTAAATGTATTGCCAGTTACTTCTGTCACCTTTTCCAGCCGTTCCTGCAATTCAAAGGATACGGTAGAAGGAAATACAAATCCAGCAAATACTTATAAGTGCCAGAATTGCAATTTAACTTTGCACAATCAAAGTGCCTATGTGCAGCACCAGCTGTTATTTCATGAAAAGAAAGCTAAGAGGCGCAGAAAGAGTAGCAAATTTGGTGAACCAAAAGTTGGTAAAGATGGGAAATTTGAATGCCCTGTATGTCACAAGACCTTTCAGGAGCAATCACGGTACTTTGGCCATGTTGGAGCCCATGCAAGGCATGAGGGGCTTACTCCTGAAGCTTTCTTTGATAAGATCTCATCAGGACAGGCAGTTAACAACTTCTTGGAAGAGTTACAATTTACCCCTCAGGAGCTTACTGAACCAACTGAACAAAAGGGCAAGACTGCAGGCGAAGCATGTTCTCAGCATCAGAGTTATTCAAAAGGACAAGGGGGTGATAACTCAAAAGTTATAGATCTTTTTAACACAAATTGTTCCGGTAGTTTCAATAGGCGTAGTGAAGCTTGGTGTAGACAGGTAGAGGTTCCTCCTGTTACAGATGCTCAAAGTGCATGCAGATACAGAAATGATATGATGGATTATGCCAATGTAACTGTTCCAAAACCAAAAGTAGCTCCTGAATCCAATGATGAACCAAATGGCAGGCTTAACGGCTTTGCTGAAGTTGATGATTTTAGTGATCACACGGGAAGTGGCCATGACTTCAGACCTTCTAGCTTCTCAAGTGCTAAACATTACGAGGACCAGATTGTTGATCGTGGCTTTCCTGTTTCAAAGCGTGGCGAGGTCAATAATACTGTGAAAGCAAGAGACGTCAACCTTAATTCATGCCTGGACACAATATCTTTCCCGATTGCTAGTGCAAACAATCAAACTTCTACTGCTGTTAATGAGGCTAATCAATCATCCATTGCTGGAAAATGCTTCATTGGCAGTTTTAATAATAATGGTGGTGCATCTACTACATCATCCTGTTCTGGCTCAAATAATAAAGTATCTGGTTCCCTTGGTGGATCTAACGGATCCTCTAATGCTGCCAGATGCATCGGTGGTAGTTATGGTAATGATGCTGCAGCTAACATTTTTGGCAACAAGAACAATACCATGGTGTACCAGTCTAGTTTGAACACATGCCCCATCTCTCATGTTGCAACTAATGTGGATTCTTCTGTTTCCCGTTCAACACATGCAAAGAACAGTGACAAAGAGCGTGCATACAATACCAAGGAACAAATGAATACCACACAGAACAGAGCAAGTAATGAAGCTGTTGAAGGCTATAATAATGATGTGTATACTGGTAGTATCACTGAAAGGAGTCTTGCCCAGTGTAGTAATAACTTGAGTCACCCAAAACCCAACATTCTGAGCCGCTGTGCACTACCGGACTCAAGCACTTTGACAGCCAGTAACTTAACCAAGGGAATTGATGTCAACTGCATGAATGGTTCTTTTGTTTATAGAAATGATGCCAACGTGGAGGGTCCTTCTGTAAATAGGCCCATGAATAATAATGATTCAATGGGTTCTGTGCATGCCGTGTTGGGAAAGCCAAGTAACGATATGCAGAATCATTACAGTGGTAGTGCTCCTAATTACACCCCGCTTGCTGCAGCAGCTAATATCAACGATCTAATACCTATGCAGAGCAATTTTGATGGCATGTCCACTTTGGTTCATTCTGCTGGTGATGTTCCAAGGAGCAGCACAACCCAGGATCAG TGTGCGTTGCAACTTGGATTTGGTGGCCAGAAGCAGCACGTATTTCCTGGTTATGGATGGGCTGCATTTGGATCCCCTCAGCTTGTGGGCTTGGCCAGAAATAATAATTTACCCACTAGATCCTCACAGTTTGGGAGCATGGTCAGACCTAATTCTTCTCCTTCTGGATCCTCTCAGTTAGGGAGTGTGGCAAGTTCTGATTATCTGCAAACTGGATCATCTCAGTTTGGGCGCATGGCTGGACCTTCTATACCTGCTGCCGAATCCTCTCAGTTTAGGCACATGGACGGACCTAATTCTAAACATTCTGCTGAATCCTCTCAGTATTGGCACATGGCTGGAACCAATTCTAGACCTCCTGCTGGATCCTCTCAGTTTGGGAGCGTGGTCAGACCTAATCCTGTACCTTCCACTGAACCCTCTCAGTTTGGGAGCTTGGCCAGGCAGAATTCTGGGAGGACATCCGAGCCAACTTTAGTGTTGGGGAATGTACCACAGACGGGAAGTGGCCCTCCGGCCCAGTCAGGATGGGATCTCAAGGTACCAAGGATGGTTAGTGGAGGGAGCATGCTCGCAGCAGTATGTACATGGTGCAACAGCCAGTTCCACCATTTTGGCCCCGTCGATGGACAGCAGGTTGGTAATTACGGCCTCATCTGCCCATCATGCAAGGATAAGGTGTCTGGTCAACGTAATATGCCCAACAATGGCTTGTGGCAACCCTGA